The region cactttttgtatttttgatctcAAAGGGTGGAGCGCTTATGGCGTGATGTGTGGATGGCAGTAACAAGGGTATATTATGAGCTACTTCATGGTCTTGAAGATGAGTGCCTGCTTGATCCCTCCAACAGCCTTCAGTTATTCTGTGCCCAGTACATATTTGTACCACGCCTCCAAATGGACCTCAACACTTTTACAGTCGGGTGGGATAACCATCCTCTGCGAACGGAACAAAACCTGACTCCCAATCAACTTTGGACCATTGGATTGCTCCAGTATCCTGTGGCTGCTCCAGAGAATCTAGAGGTAGACCtcaaatgttgaaaatgttgaaTCCAAGCTATGTTTAATCAGGTTTACCCATTGTGTCATATTTTCAGATATGAAACAATTGTGacaaataatgcaaaaataGATCAAATCAGAAgtccaaatacattttaacggcaatatatattcaatattacTCTCAAATTATGATGAATTATTTGAAGATTTGAAGATCAAATGTGTGAAGTACACAAAAGGCAATTGCAAAGtgttataacaaaattacttGCGATTTATAGGATTTGCAAGATCACTTTTTGGATTTCAACCCTGACAGAGaagatgctgctgctgctggtggaGTAGTTCTACCACCCATCCAGTGCCCTCTGGGGCCACAGGCTATGGCTGGACTGAGGGCAGCCATCAATCCTATCACTCCCTCTCAGGACAATGGGAAAGACATTTACAAGGCTGCGCTTGACTATGTAACACTTCACTCAAACTTGGCAGGATAACATGCAGTCTGCAATATAAATGTTCAACGTTTTTTgtgatttgaaaaatgttttatctGATTCTTACAAATCAAAATTGGAATTGCTTGCATGAATAGGTATTTGTGCAGAACTATTGTGGGGATGGTTTAGGATATATGTTTTACTATGCAGTATATAAACAACTCAGTCTGCCATGGTAAAGATATCCACTTTTATTCTGCTGTTACTTGTTTTAAACAACCAAATAAACCTCCCACAACTTTCAACAGTTTTAATTGGCTAAACTTCTAAATCTAGTGTATGCCGATATTTTAAACTGGCGTCTTAAATACCATTAGACAGTTCAAACTCAACATGCCATGTTAGATATCTTGGTAatgaagaatttaaaataaagctgTTGATTTGTACACTTTGATCTTCAgtgaaatgcattttttttttttcagtggaaAACGCATCAGTTCCCCTTTACAATATAATGCTGTAGACACTCAAGTAAAACACTTCAGTTAATATTCACAATGAAAAATGATAAAGGCCATAGGCATTATGTCCATTTATTGTTTTGACATCAACCAAGTTAATTTTTGCTGACGATTTAGTAAACGTAAACCCCCACAACGTTGATTCCACTTGAATGTCATGAATTTGCCATACACATGTTGAAACTGTGTATGTGGAAGACTGaacaatttcaacttttcaataGTACAAGTAACGATGAATTGAGGAACAGCatcacatttcaaggtttatATTACATGTACATTTGTCAGTGCTCTGTAAACAAAATGCAAATACAGAGTTCTTAAATGacctttttcaaataaatggttAGCAGTGGtcccaacttaaaaaaaaaaacaatgcaatggGAGAACCAAACACTAACATTGAGCTATTTTTATGGTTTGACTTGTGCTGTCTTTTTTTTGTTAAGACTCTCACAGAATAATAAATAGCTCACTGAACAGATTTAACAAAAATGCCATTAAAAATGCCAAAAACATTCACAATACTGCCTGATTTGGGGAAGAGTAAA is a window of Megalobrama amblycephala isolate DHTTF-2021 linkage group LG6, ASM1881202v1, whole genome shotgun sequence DNA encoding:
- the LOC125269459 gene encoding uncharacterized protein LOC125269459, giving the protein MSSVEKFGFPLRVRGDQGVENVGIAQCMFTVRGCGRASYISGKSVHNQRVERLWRDVWMAVTRVYYELLHGLEDECLLDPSNSLQLFCAQYIFVPRLQMDLNTFTVGWDNHPLRTEQNLTPNQLWTIGLLQYPVAAPENLEDLQDHFLDFNPDREDAAAAGGVVLPPIQCPLGPQAMAGLRAAINPITPSQDNGKDIYKAALDYVTLHSNLAG